One genomic segment of Paenibacillus xylanexedens includes these proteins:
- a CDS encoding MFS transporter: protein MKRHAVLLAILIGAFSLVLTNSAFNLLLPYFVQYYQISTTAGGWIIALYMLAMTLTMPLASLIVDRLGRKQTYMLGISIYGLFSVAGALFYHSIEVLLLVRFMHGVAAGLMIPLSLVLLFDVYGPEVRGRITGAWGLLLMLAPAAGPTLGGFIIQYGRLEMLFWLNVPLAIFSLIGCGRVIQTYIPARRKKWHPSSVMMLICAVGALSLGVQLYASPVVAVWVPWMLIALGVVLLIRFVQTENGRKEPLIRYQLLRRNAVFPLTVWISTIQDCVMFGVIFALPLLFQDVFHLSPALSGVLFIPLSICTSLFMWIGGSLLDRGRSMHFIAWGTLLVSISILSFAVLPMGASIWIIGMLMACRGIGVGLSGMSISAIGLQALPDEDMHEGSVLSTTIERLASSFAVMGLTLYYDMRWQWLAGAGTSMEMAKWGALKEICIGLGCAILLTLPLVLLITRKKVGIIVRDGKQAPV from the coding sequence ATGAAGAGGCATGCAGTATTACTCGCGATTCTGATCGGTGCCTTTTCGCTGGTACTGACCAACAGTGCATTTAACCTGCTGCTGCCTTATTTTGTGCAATATTATCAGATCTCTACGACAGCAGGCGGGTGGATTATCGCGCTGTACATGCTGGCTATGACGTTAACGATGCCGCTGGCTTCCCTGATTGTGGACCGACTAGGGCGTAAGCAGACGTATATGTTGGGGATCAGTATCTATGGACTGTTCTCGGTGGCAGGTGCATTGTTTTATCACTCCATCGAAGTACTGTTGCTGGTCCGTTTTATGCATGGCGTTGCCGCGGGGCTGATGATTCCGTTATCACTTGTGCTGCTGTTTGATGTATACGGACCGGAGGTAAGAGGGCGAATTACCGGAGCGTGGGGCTTGCTGCTTATGCTGGCTCCGGCTGCTGGGCCAACGCTGGGTGGCTTCATCATACAGTATGGACGGCTTGAAATGTTGTTCTGGCTCAATGTGCCACTGGCTATATTCTCGTTGATTGGGTGTGGTCGAGTCATTCAGACCTATATCCCTGCTCGCAGGAAAAAATGGCATCCATCCAGTGTCATGATGCTGATCTGCGCGGTAGGTGCCCTTAGTCTGGGGGTACAGTTGTACGCAAGTCCTGTCGTGGCAGTATGGGTACCTTGGATGCTAATTGCGCTCGGTGTGGTGTTGCTCATTCGTTTTGTCCAGACCGAGAACGGTCGGAAGGAACCACTCATCCGGTACCAGTTACTGCGACGTAATGCCGTCTTTCCGCTGACCGTATGGATCTCGACGATTCAGGATTGTGTCATGTTTGGTGTGATCTTTGCATTGCCACTATTGTTCCAGGACGTCTTCCACCTGTCACCGGCCCTGTCCGGTGTGTTGTTCATTCCCTTGTCGATCTGTACAAGTCTGTTTATGTGGATTGGCGGCAGCTTGCTGGATCGCGGTCGGTCCATGCATTTTATCGCATGGGGGACGTTGCTGGTGTCGATATCGATCTTATCGTTTGCGGTTCTGCCCATGGGAGCGTCAATATGGATCATCGGGATGCTCATGGCGTGTCGGGGAATTGGCGTTGGTCTGTCAGGCATGAGTATCTCTGCAATTGGTCTGCAAGCATTACCGGACGAAGATATGCACGAAGGGTCGGTGTTATCAACCACGATTGAGCGGCTGGCTTCTTCGTTTGCGGTGATGGGCTTGACCCTGTATTACGATATGCGTTGGCAATGGCTTGCCGGGGCAGGAACCTCCATGGAGATGGCAAAATGGGGAGCACTCAAAGAGATCTGTATCGGACTTGGCTGCGCCATACTGCTTACACTTCCCCTGGTCTTACTTATAACCCGAAAGAAGGTTGGCATCATTGTTCGAGATGGAAAACAAGCTCCGGTCTGA
- a CDS encoding IucA/IucC family protein — translation MENKLRSEAEQQAHEHSCKLLLNCYIRELALEKKSDIWINPNTLTYTVAFQASRVKVTGRLSYYSAIGEHEYLSMESGGETVHYGDLVRWITSELSGNGEQGASSDQHGMKKSVMEMKRSLELENVHPWGENTNRVELAYARDFAQKVDNSVGNLTLYIEQAAGLDIHDYRTSEQSLLYGHPFHPFPKNSKGFSEQDVQNYSPELRTSFQLCYIAVRQDVYVQEWVDNEAAMDLHDLLRSHVEPILKEKSEMYGLLPVHPWQYAYISRLTEIQSYFRDEKLILLGSAGPTVYPTSSVRTVYVPEWNCNIKLSLNMQITNMIRTNSAEQMRRTLDASKYVRQHDCFGAEPNTHIAYETGVATCAFDNEELTSLFTIAYRPIEFDPANTYVLSSLVEAPLPGMRSRLMTMLGGGRDIAERWLDRYLKCSLLPIVRAAGEKGIHFEAHLQNTLVTLKDGLPVDFIVRDLEGVSVDEELISEQDRATSDLLFYSREKAWARTSYYFIVNHLGSLIHAMARDVNLPEEHFWKQVREVLVEELERTGNAYVQHLLTTDAFLAKQNLVSCLRGISQTPAYVPVSNVMKRIGSEVRGSRGIQG, via the coding sequence ATGGAAAACAAGCTCCGGTCTGAAGCTGAGCAGCAGGCGCATGAACATTCGTGCAAACTGCTGCTGAACTGTTACATCCGTGAACTTGCGCTAGAGAAGAAAAGCGATATTTGGATCAATCCAAATACGCTGACGTACACTGTTGCTTTTCAAGCTAGTAGGGTGAAGGTGACAGGACGCTTGTCTTATTACTCTGCCATAGGGGAGCATGAATACCTCAGCATGGAATCTGGCGGGGAAACGGTGCATTATGGCGACCTGGTTCGCTGGATCACATCTGAGCTAAGCGGGAATGGGGAACAGGGAGCGAGTTCGGATCAACATGGAATGAAGAAAAGTGTGATGGAGATGAAGCGTTCACTTGAGCTGGAGAATGTACATCCATGGGGTGAGAATACGAATCGCGTAGAGCTGGCGTATGCCAGAGATTTTGCACAAAAGGTAGATAACAGTGTCGGTAACCTTACGTTGTATATCGAACAAGCAGCCGGTCTCGACATCCACGACTATCGGACATCGGAACAGTCACTGTTGTATGGTCATCCGTTCCATCCGTTTCCGAAGAACTCCAAAGGCTTCAGCGAGCAAGATGTTCAGAACTACAGCCCGGAGTTACGGACATCGTTTCAACTCTGTTATATCGCCGTGAGGCAGGATGTCTACGTGCAGGAATGGGTGGATAACGAGGCGGCAATGGATTTGCATGACCTCCTGCGGAGCCATGTGGAGCCTATTTTAAAAGAAAAGAGTGAAATGTATGGGCTGCTGCCTGTCCATCCATGGCAATACGCGTACATATCACGGTTGACCGAGATACAGTCCTATTTTCGAGATGAAAAATTAATCCTGCTTGGCAGTGCGGGGCCAACCGTCTATCCAACTTCTTCGGTCCGTACAGTTTATGTTCCTGAATGGAACTGCAATATCAAGCTGTCACTGAACATGCAGATCACGAACATGATTCGCACCAACAGTGCTGAGCAGATGCGCAGAACACTGGATGCCTCCAAGTACGTCAGGCAGCATGACTGCTTCGGTGCTGAACCGAACACACATATTGCGTATGAGACAGGTGTAGCGACATGTGCCTTTGATAATGAAGAGTTAACCAGTCTATTCACGATAGCTTATCGGCCCATTGAGTTCGACCCTGCGAATACGTATGTCTTATCCAGTCTGGTTGAGGCACCGCTTCCTGGGATGCGGTCGCGACTGATGACGATGCTGGGTGGTGGACGTGACATTGCCGAGCGTTGGCTGGATCGATATCTGAAGTGTTCTCTGCTGCCGATTGTACGGGCGGCGGGTGAGAAAGGCATTCATTTTGAAGCTCATTTGCAGAATACCCTTGTGACCTTAAAGGATGGGTTGCCTGTGGATTTTATCGTCCGCGATCTGGAAGGGGTCAGTGTGGATGAGGAACTTATAAGTGAGCAGGATCGTGCAACGTCCGATTTATTATTTTATTCGCGAGAGAAAGCCTGGGCGCGGACATCGTACTATTTTATCGTCAATCACCTTGGGTCTCTGATTCATGCCATGGCGCGAGATGTGAACCTCCCGGAGGAGCATTTCTGGAAGCAAGTACGTGAGGTGCTTGTGGAGGAACTGGAACGAACGGGCAATGCATATGTGCAACATCTGCTGACGACGGATGCATTTCTGGCCAAACAAAATTTGGTGAGTTGTCTAAGGGGTATCAGCCAAACCCCGGCCTACGTGCCGGTGAGCAATGTAATGAAACGAATAGGGAGTGAAGTGCGTGGGAGTCGTGGGATACAGGGCTGA
- a CDS encoding IucA/IucC family protein gives MGVVGYRAEAGGRTEAVYVGVQERIMRQTLEAMWFEGILDSHVSGSEWRTSGLTSSGDSVAYTCEAERKFSFGRVKVKKGSIQRDGVLCTDLDLFLEEIVLNALKGANVTAFIQELLETMAKDSQCQAMLPLNIPNEDRHYDALESHMTDGHLYHPSYKSRLGFSLKDNLAYGPEFNSKVSLVWVAVKKDLAQIAVSAGYSSEELIGQHLTAEDMQRFQQILQQQGFTDTGENVNAYAASADQLESSAEVGEITAVQDSLIGSSVGSKDSKVDGEIGSEADDRYVFIPVHPWQWEHQLESVYARQLMDRDIVYLGPSSSPYRAQQSIRSLSNRVNPEAPYIKLALSITNTSSTRILAQHTTQNAPLISDWLEELVREDELLQQAQFAILKEIMGLSFRYEELPVTQYGRAYGTLGAIWRENVSVHLKQGETAWPLNALMLVQPDGVPFIQDAVERHGVEKWSEALVRTVTLPIIHLLYAHGIALESHAQNIILVLEDDLPKRIIIKDLHDGVRYVPDQLLHPERAPKLNPEPETHRKFNRYSFIYAGDVSEVRDYTYDAFFFICMTDIALALEKFGLSEEAFWQLCAGVIVDYQREHPEYTERFVAFDLFAEDALIEEMTKRRLYGDGELYFRKASNPLKISKDALESKRTPELKGIVE, from the coding sequence GTGGGAGTCGTGGGATACAGGGCTGAAGCAGGCGGCAGGACAGAAGCAGTCTACGTGGGTGTACAGGAACGGATCATGCGTCAGACGTTGGAGGCGATGTGGTTCGAAGGCATTCTGGACAGTCATGTAAGTGGGAGCGAATGGCGAACCAGCGGCCTTACATCTTCCGGCGATTCTGTGGCGTACACGTGTGAAGCGGAGCGGAAGTTTTCGTTCGGCCGGGTGAAGGTGAAGAAGGGTTCGATTCAAAGGGATGGCGTACTCTGCACCGATCTGGATCTGTTTTTGGAGGAAATTGTGCTGAACGCTTTGAAGGGTGCAAATGTGACGGCTTTTATCCAGGAACTGCTCGAAACGATGGCAAAGGACAGCCAGTGCCAAGCTATGTTGCCCTTGAACATTCCGAATGAAGATCGACATTATGATGCGCTCGAAAGTCATATGACTGATGGTCATCTGTACCACCCGAGTTATAAGTCGAGGCTGGGATTTTCTTTGAAAGACAATCTGGCCTATGGCCCTGAATTTAACTCGAAGGTTTCATTAGTCTGGGTTGCTGTGAAAAAAGATTTGGCTCAGATCGCTGTATCCGCAGGGTATAGCTCTGAAGAACTGATAGGGCAACATCTGACCGCAGAGGATATGCAGCGATTTCAACAGATCCTGCAACAACAAGGTTTTACGGACACGGGTGAGAACGTCAACGCATATGCGGCGAGTGCAGATCAGCTTGAGAGCAGTGCCGAGGTTGGTGAAATAACAGCTGTTCAAGATAGCTTAATAGGCTCTAGCGTTGGCAGCAAAGACAGCAAGGTAGATGGGGAAATAGGTTCTGAAGCGGATGATCGCTATGTGTTCATTCCAGTTCATCCATGGCAATGGGAGCATCAGTTGGAATCGGTATATGCCCGTCAGTTGATGGATAGAGACATCGTGTATCTTGGTCCATCGTCTTCGCCCTATCGTGCGCAGCAGTCGATCCGTTCGCTGTCGAATCGGGTGAACCCGGAAGCCCCTTACATCAAGCTGGCCCTTAGCATCACCAACACATCGAGCACGCGTATTCTGGCACAGCATACGACCCAGAACGCGCCGCTGATCAGTGATTGGTTGGAAGAACTTGTTCGTGAAGATGAGCTGTTGCAGCAGGCGCAGTTTGCCATTTTGAAAGAAATCATGGGACTGTCTTTCCGTTATGAAGAGTTGCCTGTAACTCAGTATGGACGAGCCTACGGCACACTTGGTGCGATCTGGCGGGAGAATGTATCGGTTCATCTAAAGCAAGGTGAGACCGCGTGGCCTCTGAATGCACTGATGTTGGTACAGCCGGATGGTGTTCCATTTATCCAGGATGCTGTAGAACGACATGGTGTGGAAAAGTGGAGCGAGGCCCTTGTACGCACAGTTACACTGCCGATTATACATCTGCTCTATGCACACGGGATTGCGCTGGAATCTCATGCCCAGAATATCATTTTGGTCCTGGAAGACGATCTGCCGAAACGAATCATTATCAAGGATCTGCATGATGGTGTTCGTTATGTACCGGATCAACTGTTGCACCCGGAACGGGCACCGAAGCTGAACCCAGAACCGGAAACCCATCGCAAGTTCAATCGGTATTCCTTCATCTATGCCGGCGATGTGTCGGAAGTCCGTGACTATACGTATGATGCTTTCTTTTTTATCTGCATGACGGATATTGCGCTGGCTTTGGAGAAGTTTGGTCTGTCGGAGGAAGCGTTCTGGCAGCTGTGCGCAGGTGTAATTGTGGATTATCAGCGAGAGCACCCGGAGTATACGGAACGGTTTGTGGCATTTGACCTTTTTGCCGAAGATGCACTGATCGAAGAGATGACCAAGCGCCGTCTGTATGGGGATGGAGAGTTATATTTCCGCAAAGCGAGCAATCCGCTCAAGATATCAAAGGATGCACTTGAATCAAAGAGAACACCCGAATTAAAGGGAATCGTCGAATGA
- a CDS encoding HpcH/HpaI aldolase family protein: MRINTLKEKIARKQPVYGLFVSIPHPVIIEMIGHAEYDFVIIDLEHAATSMESVEELIRAAELVGLTPLVRISKVERAEILKVLDCGAQGIVIPHVEQLEQVEEAVRHAYYHPVGMRSLNSGRPGVFGKYPLTEYIGEANEQVMVVPMIESVEGVRQSAQILSHPQVIFVLEGAADLSQSLGVPWQTEHPDVRRALDELHATAQQCEVPYATVTRGVEDMSLWAERGVHIYVLGDDRNTAFRAFTQKRNDYRNAGGQI, from the coding sequence ATGAGGATTAACACGCTGAAGGAAAAAATTGCACGCAAACAGCCTGTTTATGGCCTTTTTGTATCGATCCCGCACCCGGTCATTATCGAGATGATCGGACATGCGGAATATGATTTTGTCATTATTGACCTGGAACATGCCGCAACATCGATGGAATCGGTGGAAGAGTTGATCAGGGCGGCGGAACTCGTGGGCCTAACCCCGTTGGTTCGAATTTCTAAGGTGGAGCGAGCGGAGATTCTGAAAGTGCTGGACTGTGGCGCACAAGGTATCGTCATTCCACATGTCGAGCAACTGGAGCAGGTGGAGGAAGCGGTTCGTCACGCCTACTATCATCCGGTTGGCATGCGTAGCTTGAATAGCGGTCGTCCCGGTGTATTTGGGAAATATCCGCTCACTGAATACATTGGGGAAGCGAACGAACAAGTGATGGTTGTACCCATGATCGAAAGTGTGGAGGGCGTTCGGCAAAGTGCACAGATTCTGTCTCACCCTCAGGTGATTTTTGTATTGGAAGGGGCAGCAGATCTGTCGCAATCCCTCGGTGTGCCATGGCAGACAGAGCACCCGGATGTGAGACGTGCGCTGGATGAATTGCACGCTACTGCCCAGCAGTGCGAAGTACCTTATGCAACGGTCACCAGAGGTGTGGAGGATATGTCTCTCTGGGCTGAGCGGGGAGTACATATATACGTGCTTGGTGATGATCGGAATACGGCGTTTCGGGCATTTACCCAAAAACGGAATGACTACAGGAATGCGGGTGGGCAGATATGA
- a CDS encoding type III PLP-dependent enzyme, with translation MKPSVWQAIDELQRGKEDPVCAYVYDLAGIQEQVGQMLGSMPGNTELFYAIKANPDPRIIEALLPLVKGFEVASSGELLKVRAVSREVPILFGGPGKKESELRLAMEHGVSYIHVESLLELRRIIAIAKERAMEQEQVQGSRQKQEWEQKPGHEPKHKQQQKQAQEVRILLRINLRSSTLPRTKIVMGGGPSPFGIDEEAVEEAVELIRVEGAGVVRLSGFHFHSLSNNMDARLHAEMIELYLQKVEQWQQQYDLPVEVVNAGGGFGVTYDGSPGFDWPLFTSLLEQSEARERLASRGGQLYFETGRLLVADHGYYVAEVTDIKTSHDQYFAVLRGGTHHNRLPASWGHNHPFQIMETDRWKHSFARPEVRDRRVHIVGELCTPKDRMHSDAEVALLRVGDIVLFEKSGAYCWTISHHDFLGHPHPAFHYLTEDNNHVNTDETFQSASR, from the coding sequence ATGAAACCTAGTGTATGGCAGGCGATTGATGAACTACAACGCGGAAAGGAAGACCCGGTATGTGCGTATGTCTACGATCTGGCCGGCATTCAGGAACAGGTAGGTCAGATGCTGGGCAGCATGCCCGGAAACACAGAATTGTTTTACGCCATTAAGGCGAATCCAGATCCGCGAATCATTGAGGCGTTGCTACCATTGGTGAAGGGCTTTGAAGTGGCTTCAAGTGGAGAGTTGCTCAAGGTTAGAGCGGTAAGTCGCGAGGTTCCGATTCTGTTTGGAGGTCCGGGTAAGAAGGAGAGCGAACTGAGATTAGCGATGGAACATGGCGTGAGTTACATTCATGTGGAAAGTTTGCTGGAGCTGCGGCGTATCATTGCGATTGCGAAAGAGAGAGCGATGGAGCAGGAGCAGGTGCAGGGGAGCAGGCAGAAGCAAGAATGGGAGCAAAAACCGGGACATGAGCCGAAACACAAACAACAACAGAAGCAAGCGCAGGAGGTGCGCATTCTGCTCCGAATCAATCTGCGAAGCAGTACGTTACCCCGGACGAAGATTGTTATGGGCGGCGGACCGAGTCCTTTTGGTATCGATGAAGAGGCAGTGGAAGAAGCCGTCGAACTCATTCGTGTGGAAGGCGCGGGTGTAGTTCGGTTAAGCGGGTTCCACTTTCATTCCTTGTCTAACAATATGGATGCCAGGCTGCACGCCGAGATGATCGAACTGTATTTGCAAAAGGTGGAGCAATGGCAGCAACAGTATGATCTTCCTGTGGAAGTGGTGAATGCAGGAGGTGGGTTCGGTGTTACGTATGATGGCAGCCCCGGATTCGACTGGCCCTTGTTCACTTCCCTGCTGGAGCAAAGTGAAGCCAGAGAGCGCCTTGCTTCACGCGGAGGTCAGCTGTATTTTGAAACGGGTCGACTACTGGTGGCAGACCATGGGTACTACGTAGCAGAAGTTACGGATATCAAAACCTCTCATGATCAGTATTTTGCCGTGTTAAGAGGAGGTACGCACCACAATCGTCTGCCTGCTTCATGGGGGCATAACCACCCGTTCCAGATTATGGAGACGGACCGTTGGAAGCATTCATTTGCCCGTCCAGAGGTAAGAGATCGTCGAGTCCATATCGTAGGTGAGCTATGCACACCTAAGGATCGCATGCATTCTGATGCGGAGGTAGCACTGCTGCGCGTGGGAGATATTGTTTTGTTTGAAAAGTCTGGGGCTTATTGCTGGACCATCTCGCATCATGATTTTCTGGGGCATCCGCACCCGGCATTCCATTATCTAACGGAGGACAATAATCATGTCAACACTGATGAAACGTTCCAGTCTGCAAGCCGCTGA